A genomic region of Papaver somniferum cultivar HN1 chromosome 7, ASM357369v1, whole genome shotgun sequence contains the following coding sequences:
- the LOC113294676 gene encoding uncharacterized protein LOC113294676 yields the protein MYADVESEEVTEWTCDTEEVEEGLMWPNMAEYKLFVTKFCIANNIEVEKFKDDPTRLRCRCKVKRCPFRLYANRQPDGHTIKIIKYIPKHICVNKTGTGYNRMENSSWVASVIEQDINEDDYSLQPKKIKSRLQTRYGVVLSYWVAWKGKGKSLTKKFGSYEDGYKLAPGVMDQIMKKNPRSIGVVSTDTDHDFSYCCLAFDAFLTGFKDGCRPFIGLDGCFLKGKYGGVLLSAVALDGNNGMYPLAKFICDCENKKNWIIFLNLIKDRLLEHHAPLTFISDRQKGLVPALEEVFHSSRNRFCFRHIFENFKTKGHKGAHLKTLA from the exons atgtatgctgATGTTGAGAGTGAGGAAGTTACTGAATGGACTTGTGATACTGAAGAGGTTGAGGAAGGGTTGATGTGGCCCAATATGGCAGAGTATAAGTTGTTTGTAACTAAATTTTGCATTGCCAACAATATTGAAGTTGAGAAGTTTAAGGATGATCCAACCAGATTGAGGTGCAGATGCAAAGTCAAAAGGTGTCCATTCAGACTCTATGCTAACAG GCAACCAGATGGGCATACTATCAAGATCATTAAGTATATTCCTAAGCATATTTGTGTGAATAAAACTGGTACTGGCTACAATAGGATGGAAAACTCAAGTTGGGTAGCTAGTGTCATTGAACAGGATATTAATGAAGATGATTACTCACTGCAACCTAAAAAGATCAAAAGTAGACTGCAGACAAGGTATGGTGTTGTACTTAGTTATTGGGTTGCTTGGAAAGGTAAAGGTAAATCTTTAACAAAGAAGTTTGGGTCTTATGAAGATGGGTACAAGTTAGCACCTGGGGTTATGGatcagataatgaaaaagaatccAAGGAGTATAGGTGTTGTTTCTACTGATACTGACCATGACTTCAGTTATTGTTGCTTGGCATTTGATGCTTTTTTGACTGGTTTTAAGGATGGATGCAGGCCATTTATAGGTCTAGATGGGTGTTTTCTCAAAGGAAAGTATGGTGGAGTGTTGCTTTCTGCAGTGGCACTTGATGGAAACAATGGTATGTATCCTCTGGCAAAGTTTATTTGTGATTGtgaaaacaagaaaaattggATTATTTTTCTCAATCTAATCAAGGATAGATTGCTAGAACATCATGCTCCATTAACATTCATCTCAGATAGGCAGAAGGGATTGGTCCCAGCACTTGAAGAAGTGTTTCACTCAAGTAGGAATAGATTCTGTTTTAGACacatatttgagaattttaagacCAAAGGCCACAAGGGGGCTCACTTGAAGACATTAGCATAG